The segment CGAGCGCGCCGCGAGGATTCATGGTTTTCGTCAAGGCAGCTTCCTCGCTGTGGTTGCAATAAGATTGCTACGTCATACGAAACCATGTCATGTGGGCTGTGTATCGTCGTGGTCAATAAATGATGCAGGCTGAAAGAATGCCGAATCTCATCCTTTATCACGGTAGGAAAAAGGTCAGGATAATTCGCGCGGCAAAAACACGGAACGATCATTGTAATAGCCGCAATTGGGACAAATGCGATGCGGCAGTTTCGGTTGATGGCAATGGTTACATTTAATCGTTTTGACGGATTCTAGTTTCCAATGCGTGCGTCGTTTATCGCGGCGCGTACGGGAATGGCGTCGTTTCGGATTAGGC is part of the Cytophagia bacterium CHB2 genome and harbors:
- a CDS encoding 50S ribosomal protein L32; this encodes MPNPKRRHSRTRRDKRRTHWKLESVKTIKCNHCHQPKLPHRICPNCGYYNDRSVFLPRELS